One genomic window of Psychrobacillus sp. INOP01 includes the following:
- a CDS encoding alpha/beta fold hydrolase, with the protein MSLPKIQLSSGDSIAYRVRSGGEETIVLVHGNMTSSKHWDVLLERLDKRFSIYAIDLRGFGESTYHNRIQGIKDFANDLSEIVNALDLQNFYLIGWSTGGAISMQYVVDHPGRCEKLVLLASASTRGYPFYGVKEDGTPDLNRRLKTIEEIEENPTKTLAIQGLYDTGNKEGLKAVWNAAIYTHKKPDETAYEEYVNDMLTQRNLADVYHALNTFNISGTNNGLSEGTDQAKQITIPVLILRGDRDYVVSEEMTQEIVADLGENATYIPLIDSGHSPLIDDLEQLTDKIEAFL; encoded by the coding sequence ATGAGTTTACCTAAGATTCAGCTTTCAAGTGGCGATAGTATTGCTTACCGTGTTCGTTCTGGTGGAGAGGAAACAATCGTGCTCGTCCATGGGAATATGACATCATCTAAGCATTGGGATGTTTTGCTAGAAAGACTAGATAAAAGATTTTCGATATATGCTATTGATTTAAGAGGCTTCGGGGAATCGACTTATCATAATAGAATTCAAGGAATTAAAGATTTTGCGAATGATTTAAGTGAGATAGTGAATGCATTAGACTTACAGAATTTCTATTTAATTGGCTGGTCTACTGGAGGCGCCATTAGTATGCAATATGTAGTGGACCATCCTGGTCGCTGTGAAAAGCTAGTATTGCTTGCATCTGCATCGACTAGAGGCTATCCGTTTTATGGGGTAAAAGAAGACGGGACACCGGACTTAAACAGAAGACTAAAAACAATCGAGGAAATAGAAGAAAATCCAACAAAGACTCTTGCCATTCAAGGTTTATATGATACTGGTAATAAAGAAGGATTAAAAGCAGTCTGGAATGCAGCAATCTATACCCATAAAAAGCCTGATGAAACCGCTTATGAGGAATATGTGAACGATATGCTAACACAGCGAAATTTGGCTGATGTCTATCACGCGTTAAATACTTTCAATATTAGCGGAACCAATAACGGACTTTCTGAAGGTACAGACCAAGCAAAGCAAATTACAATACCAGTTCTTATCTTAAGAGGAGATAGGGACTATGTCGTTTCAGAAGAAATGACTCAAGAAATCGTAGCAGATTTAGGAGAAAATGCCACGTATATTCCTTTAATAGATAGTGGACACTCACCACTAATAGATGACTTAGAGCAGCTAACGGATAAAATTGAAGCGTTTTTATAA
- the fabG gene encoding 3-oxoacyl-ACP reductase FabG — protein MRLKDKVAIITGAANGIGLAAAQRFAEEGAKVVLADYDAEAGATQEVELNKLGYDVKFIQVDVAKRDSVDALIEQTMDYFGQINILINNAGITRDAMLTKMTEDDFSSVLHVNITGVFNCTQAVVPHLVKQGHGKIINTSSVSGVYGNVGQTNYAASKAAVIGMTKTWAKELGRKGINVNAVAPGFTSTAMVAKMPETIINQMKSVVSLQRLGDPRDIANAYLFLASEESSYVHGHVLQVDGGIMM, from the coding sequence ATGAGATTAAAGGATAAAGTAGCCATTATAACAGGAGCAGCGAATGGAATAGGCTTGGCTGCTGCACAACGTTTTGCGGAAGAAGGGGCAAAGGTTGTATTAGCGGACTATGATGCTGAGGCAGGAGCAACACAAGAAGTAGAACTAAACAAACTAGGCTATGATGTTAAGTTTATTCAAGTGGATGTTGCAAAAAGAGATAGTGTGGATGCTCTTATAGAACAAACAATGGATTATTTTGGGCAGATTAATATTCTTATTAATAATGCTGGTATTACTCGGGATGCCATGCTAACAAAAATGACTGAGGATGACTTTTCAAGCGTTCTTCATGTAAATATAACCGGAGTATTTAACTGCACTCAGGCTGTTGTACCACATCTAGTGAAGCAAGGTCACGGTAAAATTATTAATACCTCCTCTGTAAGTGGTGTGTATGGAAATGTGGGGCAAACAAATTATGCAGCATCCAAGGCTGCTGTAATTGGGATGACCAAAACATGGGCAAAAGAGTTAGGGAGAAAAGGTATAAATGTCAATGCAGTTGCACCAGGTTTTACGAGCACTGCAATGGTAGCGAAAATGCCTGAAACGATCATCAACCAAATGAAATCCGTCGTTTCTTTGCAGCGTTTAGGTGATCCAAGGGATATAGCAAACGCTTATCTGTTTTTAGCATCGGAAGAATCTAGTTATGTACATGGTCATGTATTACAAGTAGATGGCGGTATTATGATGTGA
- the parE gene encoding DNA topoisomerase IV subunit B: MSKVGTVNSYSDDDIQVLEGLEAVRKRPGMYIGSTDARGLHHLVYEIVDNAVDESLAGFGDHIIVTIHEDQSITVRDFGRGMPTGTHKTGIPTAEVIFTVLHAGGKFGQGGYKTSGGLHGVGASVVNALSTYVDVEIHREGKKFHQRFENGGKVVQSLKQVGTTKETGTSVRFLPDDTIFSVSKYNYETLCERLRESAFLLKGLKIELIDERTDAHDIFFYETGIEAFVSYLNEEKDVLHPVFYMEGIQDEIEVEFAFQFNDGYSETILSFVNNVRTRDGGTHETGAKAALTRVFNEYARKTNLLKEKAKNLEGSDIREGISAIISIRIPENILQFEGQTKGKLGTSEARSAVDSVISEKLQYILEENSELASSLIRKALRAQQAREAARKAREDARNGKKRKPSELLSGKLTPAQSRNAAKNELYLVEGDSAGGSAKQGRDRTFQAILPLRGKVINTEKANLADIMKNVEIATIIHAIGGGVGAEFQIDDIAYDKIVIMTDADTDGAHIQVLLLTFFYRYMKPLIENGNIYIALPPLYKIYKGVGKKEVFEYAWTEKELEAASERIGKGYILQRYKGLGEMNADQLWDTTMNPDTRTLIRVTIEDGARAERHVTTLMGDKVEPRRKWIEANVNFSLEDDSNILENDRLHTEDELA, translated from the coding sequence TTGAGTAAAGTTGGAACAGTAAATAGCTATAGTGATGATGATATTCAGGTCTTAGAAGGCTTAGAAGCCGTTCGTAAAAGACCGGGTATGTATATTGGTTCAACAGATGCAAGAGGATTGCATCATTTAGTGTATGAGATCGTAGATAATGCAGTAGATGAAAGCCTTGCCGGATTTGGTGATCATATCATCGTAACAATTCATGAAGATCAAAGTATTACAGTGCGTGATTTTGGCCGTGGAATGCCTACTGGTACACATAAAACAGGAATACCAACTGCGGAAGTAATTTTTACCGTTTTACATGCCGGTGGTAAATTTGGACAAGGTGGATATAAAACAAGCGGCGGACTCCATGGTGTAGGAGCTTCTGTTGTAAATGCACTTTCTACCTATGTAGATGTAGAAATTCATCGAGAGGGTAAAAAATTCCATCAGCGATTTGAAAATGGCGGTAAAGTTGTTCAGTCACTAAAACAAGTTGGAACAACGAAAGAAACTGGAACATCCGTTCGTTTCTTGCCAGATGACACTATATTTTCTGTGTCCAAATACAATTACGAAACATTATGTGAAAGGTTAAGAGAATCTGCTTTTCTATTAAAAGGATTAAAAATCGAATTAATAGATGAACGCACCGACGCACATGACATATTCTTTTATGAAACGGGTATAGAAGCATTCGTTTCTTATTTGAACGAAGAAAAAGATGTCTTGCACCCTGTATTCTACATGGAAGGCATACAAGATGAGATTGAAGTAGAATTTGCATTCCAGTTTAATGATGGATATTCAGAAACCATCTTATCATTTGTGAATAATGTACGTACACGTGATGGTGGAACACACGAAACAGGAGCTAAAGCTGCTTTAACTAGAGTTTTTAACGAATACGCTCGTAAAACTAATTTGTTAAAAGAAAAAGCGAAAAACCTAGAAGGCTCAGATATTCGAGAAGGTATATCTGCTATTATATCTATTCGTATTCCAGAGAATATACTACAATTCGAAGGACAGACGAAAGGAAAACTTGGTACAAGTGAAGCTAGAAGCGCTGTAGATTCGGTCATTTCCGAGAAATTACAATATATTTTAGAAGAAAATTCAGAGCTAGCCTCTTCGCTAATACGAAAAGCACTTCGTGCACAGCAAGCCCGGGAAGCTGCGAGAAAGGCTAGAGAAGATGCGCGTAACGGCAAAAAACGGAAACCTTCTGAACTATTATCCGGTAAGTTAACTCCGGCCCAATCTAGAAACGCTGCGAAGAATGAACTTTATTTAGTCGAAGGAGACTCTGCTGGAGGATCTGCAAAACAAGGTCGAGATCGTACATTCCAAGCCATTCTACCTCTACGTGGTAAAGTTATTAATACAGAAAAAGCAAATCTGGCAGATATTATGAAAAATGTAGAAATTGCTACTATTATTCATGCTATTGGTGGCGGTGTAGGGGCCGAATTCCAAATTGATGATATTGCATACGACAAAATCGTCATCATGACAGATGCCGATACTGATGGTGCACATATTCAAGTGCTTTTATTAACATTTTTCTACCGCTATATGAAACCACTAATTGAAAATGGGAATATATATATTGCTTTACCTCCACTTTACAAAATTTATAAAGGGGTAGGTAAAAAAGAAGTTTTCGAATATGCATGGACGGAAAAAGAATTAGAAGCTGCTTCTGAGAGAATTGGTAAAGGATACATACTTCAGCGATACAAAGGTCTCGGGGAGATGAATGCTGACCAATTATGGGACACTACGATGAATCCCGATACTAGAACGCTTATTCGAGTGACAATTGAAGATGGTGCACGTGCAGAAAGACATGTGACAACTCTTATGGGAGACAAAGTAGAACCTCGTCGAAAATGGATAGAAGCCAATGTCAACTTCAGCTTAGAAGACGATTCGAATATTTTAGAAAATGACAGATTACACACGGAGGATGAACTAGCATGA
- the plsY gene encoding glycerol-3-phosphate 1-O-acyltransferase PlsY has protein sequence MIIILLLLLAYLIGSLPSGLWIGKLFYNIDIREHGSGNLGGTNTFRTLGKKAGLVVTIMDILKGTAATLLGSLAIFESTNIHPLILGIIAVVGHMFPIFAGFKGGKAVATSGGLLLGYNWPIFVILIIGFFIILKLTRMVSLTSMILAIVAVIYSVIYYFTVDKDWPLIIIVLLLAVFIFYRHRANIKRIKDGTEPKVTWI, from the coding sequence ATGATCATAATTCTTTTACTCTTACTCGCTTATCTTATTGGTTCCCTTCCATCTGGACTATGGATTGGCAAACTATTTTATAATATAGATATACGAGAGCATGGTAGTGGTAATTTAGGTGGTACAAACACATTTAGAACACTCGGAAAAAAAGCCGGATTAGTTGTCACAATAATGGATATTCTTAAAGGGACAGCTGCAACACTTCTAGGTTCTTTGGCCATATTCGAATCAACAAATATACATCCACTAATTTTGGGTATTATAGCAGTGGTCGGTCATATGTTCCCGATTTTTGCTGGATTTAAGGGTGGAAAGGCTGTAGCAACCTCAGGTGGTCTTTTACTAGGATATAATTGGCCTATTTTTGTTATCTTAATTATTGGTTTTTTTATCATCTTGAAATTGACGCGGATGGTGTCCCTTACATCTATGATTTTAGCGATTGTTGCTGTCATTTATAGTGTCATCTACTACTTTACTGTAGATAAAGATTGGCCACTTATAATTATTGTTCTGTTACTGGCAGTATTTATATTTTATCGTCACCGTGCAAATATTAAACGCATTAAAGATGGTACCGAACCAAAAGTAACTTGGATCTAA
- a CDS encoding thioesterase family protein: MFLSEKEIEVRYAETDQMGVVYHANYVIWLEIGRTQLIKDLGFSYAGLEQDGYISPVTNVNVNYRTPVKYGETVMIRTWIEKHSKLRTTYGYEIVHEDGTVASTATSEHVIVKKDNFRPVSLKRVHEAWDAKYVEIAKVNV, translated from the coding sequence ATGTTTTTAAGTGAAAAAGAAATTGAAGTACGTTATGCCGAAACGGATCAAATGGGTGTGGTATACCACGCAAACTATGTCATTTGGTTAGAAATAGGTAGAACCCAGCTTATTAAAGACTTAGGATTCTCCTATGCTGGACTAGAGCAGGACGGATACATATCGCCAGTAACGAATGTAAACGTGAATTATAGAACTCCTGTAAAATACGGAGAAACTGTAATGATTAGAACATGGATTGAAAAACACAGTAAGCTACGAACAACATACGGGTACGAAATTGTTCATGAAGATGGCACAGTTGCCTCTACCGCTACATCTGAACATGTAATAGTAAAGAAAGATAACTTCCGTCCTGTATCTCTTAAGCGAGTTCATGAGGCCTGGGATGCAAAATATGTAGAAATAGCCAAGGTGAATGTTTAA
- a CDS encoding 3-oxoacyl-ACP synthase produces the protein MTIGIASTGVYIPENVMTAEDIVKKSGLPLSVVKNKMGITQKPIPGPEDHTVAMAIKAAEKALQKGSIDPKLIDLIIYIGEEHKEYPLWTAAIKIQEELGAYHAWGFDVALRCGTTIMAMKVAKSLMESDPTINTVLLAGGYRNSDLIDYTNERTRFMFNLGAGGAAMILKKNYYENTLLESDLITDGSFSEDVLVPVGGTKEPLTSIHLEQGLYRLDVMDPVGMKARLEQKSMQNFLLVIRNALMKSGYSEKDINYLGILHMKKSAHDFVLNELGLTSDQSIYLSDYGHIGQMDQIISLELAQEAKKLKNGDLVVLVSAGIGYAWGAVAIKWGN, from the coding sequence ATGACCATTGGAATTGCAAGTACAGGTGTGTATATTCCCGAAAATGTAATGACAGCAGAAGATATTGTCAAGAAATCCGGACTTCCGCTGTCAGTAGTTAAAAACAAAATGGGAATAACACAAAAACCAATCCCTGGTCCAGAAGATCATACTGTAGCCATGGCCATAAAAGCTGCTGAAAAAGCATTGCAAAAAGGAAGTATAGATCCTAAATTAATTGATTTGATAATTTACATCGGCGAAGAACATAAGGAATATCCTCTGTGGACAGCTGCTATTAAAATTCAAGAAGAGCTCGGCGCTTATCATGCATGGGGGTTTGATGTTGCATTACGCTGTGGAACCACTATCATGGCCATGAAGGTCGCAAAAAGTTTAATGGAATCAGATCCGACTATAAATACAGTACTTTTAGCAGGAGGATATCGAAACAGTGATTTGATAGATTATACAAATGAACGAACTAGATTCATGTTTAATCTAGGGGCTGGTGGAGCAGCAATGATTTTAAAGAAAAATTACTATGAAAATACTCTTTTAGAATCAGATTTAATCACAGATGGATCCTTCTCTGAAGATGTACTAGTACCTGTTGGAGGAACAAAAGAGCCTTTGACATCTATCCATTTAGAGCAGGGACTTTATCGTTTGGACGTAATGGATCCTGTAGGAATGAAAGCAAGACTAGAACAAAAATCCATGCAAAACTTTTTACTAGTTATTAGAAATGCTTTAATGAAAAGTGGATATTCCGAGAAGGATATCAACTATTTAGGCATTCTTCATATGAAAAAATCTGCACATGACTTTGTGTTAAATGAATTGGGTTTAACGAGTGATCAGTCTATTTATTTGAGTGATTACGGACATATTGGACAGATGGATCAAATTATTTCTTTAGAACTAGCCCAAGAAGCAAAGAAACTAAAAAATGGAGATTTAGTTGTTCTAGTAAGTGCAGGTATTGGCTATGCGTGGGGAGCAGTTGCAATTAAATGGGGAAATTAA
- a CDS encoding branched-chain amino acid ABC transporter permease translates to MKSTFQVNKIILFVIVVALAIFPFVSDSRTWTILLTQIFIFSILAMSYDILLGYTGIVSFGHAMFFGMGAYATAIMLDRFEPTVGMFVLSIAVGMCIAGIISFLVGLLTLRLKSHFFAMLTMAVSGLFLVLAEKWRTLTFGNDGFTFRAPEFFKDRMMYYLLVLGCLVLVYLCLRRFVDSPLGRVLIAVRENEQRTKSLGFQTLHYKVIASVVAGVIASLAGSLYAVSLRFVNTSVLTMDITLDALLMTIIGGVGTLIGPIIGAGVIELAQHYLSGLAKEHPIFERWIIFFGIVYILAVIFFPRGIVGTVKHLFWKKKNPIKISISPKRKGLAK, encoded by the coding sequence ATGAAGTCAACATTCCAAGTTAATAAGATTATATTATTTGTTATTGTCGTCGCTTTAGCCATTTTTCCTTTTGTATCCGATTCACGTACATGGACAATATTACTGACTCAAATATTTATCTTTTCCATCCTAGCAATGAGCTATGACATATTACTAGGATATACCGGCATTGTATCGTTTGGTCATGCGATGTTTTTCGGGATGGGCGCTTACGCTACTGCTATTATGCTCGATCGTTTTGAACCAACAGTTGGAATGTTTGTTTTATCGATAGCTGTTGGAATGTGTATTGCAGGAATCATTAGCTTTTTAGTCGGACTGCTAACGTTGCGATTAAAAAGTCATTTCTTCGCTATGCTGACAATGGCAGTCTCGGGGTTGTTTTTAGTATTAGCAGAGAAATGGAGAACCTTAACGTTTGGCAACGATGGATTTACATTTCGAGCACCAGAGTTTTTTAAAGATCGCATGATGTATTATTTACTCGTTCTTGGCTGTTTGGTATTAGTGTACCTCTGTCTACGTAGATTTGTAGATTCACCATTAGGTAGAGTTTTAATAGCAGTTAGGGAAAATGAACAGCGTACCAAATCATTGGGCTTTCAAACGTTGCACTATAAAGTAATTGCGTCAGTGGTGGCTGGTGTAATAGCAAGTTTAGCAGGATCACTTTACGCAGTTTCGCTGAGATTCGTAAATACGAGTGTCCTGACGATGGATATAACCTTAGATGCTCTCCTCATGACAATCATCGGAGGAGTTGGTACTTTAATAGGGCCGATTATAGGTGCCGGTGTAATAGAACTAGCTCAACATTACTTATCTGGCCTTGCAAAAGAGCATCCTATATTTGAGCGGTGGATTATTTTCTTTGGAATAGTGTATATATTAGCCGTTATTTTCTTTCCTAGAGGTATTGTTGGTACCGTTAAACATTTATTTTGGAAGAAAAAGAATCCTATAAAAATTTCTATTTCCCCGAAAAGAAAGGGGTTAGCTAAATGA
- a CDS encoding HesB/YadR/YfhF family protein translates to MKILISSDAMNWFHEEMEAVKGDTIRFFARYGGSSPIHEGFSLGVTKDTPFEPTVTYKEEDILFFIEERDEWYFDGHDLYVDFDSTRDELSYAYKKA, encoded by the coding sequence ATGAAAATACTTATTTCTTCCGATGCAATGAATTGGTTTCATGAGGAAATGGAAGCGGTAAAAGGCGATACAATTCGTTTTTTTGCCCGTTATGGAGGATCAAGCCCTATTCATGAAGGTTTTTCTTTAGGTGTCACAAAGGACACCCCATTCGAGCCTACAGTTACTTATAAAGAAGAGGATATCCTTTTTTTCATAGAAGAGCGGGATGAATGGTATTTTGACGGACATGACCTCTATGTAGATTTTGATTCTACACGAGACGAATTATCCTATGCATACAAAAAAGCGTAA
- a CDS encoding branched-chain amino acid ABC transporter permease, with the protein MELLINLLINGLATGMLIFLLAAGLTLIFGLMDVLNFAHGGLFAWGAFSGVWFYGVTDSFTLAILGAILTGVVLGFITEKLIITPVYGNHVQQILITLGFMIVLSEMLKVVFGPNQLAAKTPPLLSGSWEIGDVIIIKYRLFIIIIGFIVFGIFQFILKRTKIGLIVRAGVMNKEMVQALGINIKQVFLYVFMVGAALAALSGVLMAPYSGVIYAEMGMEFAILAFIVVVIGGMGSFPGSLLAAILVGLAGSFMAYYVPALSLAVNMMLMAIVLIFRPQGLFTAKG; encoded by the coding sequence ATGGAGTTACTAATCAACTTATTAATTAATGGTTTGGCAACGGGGATGTTAATATTTCTCTTAGCTGCTGGACTAACGTTAATATTCGGTTTGATGGATGTATTGAATTTCGCCCATGGTGGTCTATTTGCTTGGGGTGCGTTTTCAGGCGTTTGGTTTTACGGTGTAACAGATAGTTTTACCCTAGCAATACTTGGCGCGATATTAACAGGAGTTGTTCTTGGATTTATAACTGAAAAACTAATTATAACGCCAGTTTATGGAAATCACGTACAGCAAATACTCATCACACTTGGCTTTATGATCGTATTATCCGAAATGCTAAAGGTCGTTTTTGGACCAAATCAACTTGCTGCTAAAACTCCACCCCTTTTATCGGGGAGCTGGGAAATTGGTGATGTAATCATTATCAAGTATCGGTTATTTATTATTATCATTGGATTTATCGTGTTTGGAATCTTTCAGTTCATCTTGAAGCGTACAAAAATTGGATTAATCGTTCGTGCAGGGGTAATGAACAAAGAGATGGTGCAGGCACTCGGTATTAATATTAAGCAAGTATTTTTATATGTATTTATGGTTGGCGCTGCACTAGCTGCGTTAAGTGGGGTGCTTATGGCACCGTATTCCGGAGTAATTTACGCAGAGATGGGAATGGAATTTGCAATTCTCGCTTTCATCGTTGTAGTTATTGGTGGAATGGGTAGTTTTCCAGGCTCACTTCTTGCTGCAATATTAGTAGGGCTTGCTGGTAGCTTCATGGCTTACTATGTCCCAGCTTTATCGCTTGCGGTCAATATGATGCTTATGGCAATCGTATTAATATTCCGTCCGCAAGGCTTGTTCACGGCGAAAGGATGA
- a CDS encoding class I adenylate-forming enzyme family protein codes for MYTEQAWIYKRAALTPTKTALIDSCTGRHWSYERLISQVSQWTHYFQQQDYEKGDRIVVLSENRIELFAILFACGMTGLIYVPLNFRLSSNELRYILDDCKPVLIICDEEHQQAGEAFSDVELVLVTKTIGISTNHFINYKWSSADPWMIIYTGGTTGKPKGVVLSFNAVNWNAMNTIISWGLSDRDCTLNYMPMFHTGGINALCIPILMAGGTVVIGSRFRAEEALKAINTYKTTISLFVPTMYQAMLETEYIKTASFPTVKVFLAGGAPCPHSIYDKFNEKGILFKEGYGLTEAGPNNFYVDPLIAYSKKGSVGKSMQFNEVKIMNKEGRECSVDEVGELYISGKHLFSHYWNNEEETELTLQDGWLKSGDLARFDKDGDYYIVGRKKEMIITGGENVYPQEVEQCLILHSSVREAAVIGIPDTKWGECVTAFICNNAHTLSSVEELISHCKDYLGGFKVPKKIIFVDELPRTDVGKIDKKKLYELAGESSNIILTKRGSE; via the coding sequence ATGTATACAGAACAAGCATGGATATATAAACGTGCAGCGCTGACGCCAACTAAGACTGCTCTTATCGATAGTTGCACAGGAAGACATTGGAGCTATGAAAGGTTGATCAGTCAGGTTTCTCAGTGGACTCATTATTTTCAACAACAAGATTATGAAAAAGGCGATCGTATCGTAGTTTTGTCCGAAAACAGGATTGAATTATTTGCTATTCTATTCGCTTGTGGTATGACAGGACTCATTTATGTACCCTTGAATTTCCGCTTAAGCAGCAACGAGTTACGGTATATATTGGATGATTGTAAGCCAGTACTAATTATTTGTGATGAGGAGCATCAACAAGCTGGTGAAGCTTTTTCGGATGTAGAGTTAGTATTAGTCACAAAGACGATAGGAATATCAACCAATCATTTTATTAATTATAAATGGAGTTCGGCGGATCCTTGGATGATTATTTACACAGGAGGAACTACAGGAAAACCAAAAGGCGTGGTTTTATCATTTAATGCAGTTAATTGGAATGCGATGAATACTATTATCAGCTGGGGACTTAGTGACAGAGATTGTACTTTAAATTATATGCCTATGTTTCACACAGGGGGCATTAATGCACTTTGTATTCCTATATTGATGGCAGGTGGAACGGTCGTCATAGGTAGTCGTTTTCGAGCCGAAGAGGCCTTGAAAGCAATAAATACATACAAGACTACAATTTCACTTTTCGTTCCAACTATGTATCAGGCGATGCTTGAAACGGAGTATATAAAAACTGCTTCTTTTCCAACTGTAAAAGTATTTCTAGCTGGAGGAGCGCCATGTCCTCATTCTATTTATGATAAGTTCAATGAAAAAGGTATCTTATTTAAAGAAGGCTATGGATTAACTGAAGCAGGTCCAAATAATTTTTATGTTGATCCATTAATTGCATATAGCAAAAAAGGCTCGGTTGGGAAGAGTATGCAGTTTAATGAAGTAAAGATAATGAACAAGGAAGGTCGAGAATGCAGTGTAGATGAAGTAGGAGAGCTTTATATTTCAGGAAAACACCTATTCAGCCATTATTGGAACAATGAGGAAGAGACGGAGCTTACCCTTCAAGACGGTTGGTTAAAATCCGGAGACTTAGCAAGATTCGATAAAGATGGTGACTATTATATTGTAGGTAGAAAGAAGGAAATGATTATTACAGGTGGAGAGAATGTCTATCCACAAGAAGTGGAGCAGTGTCTAATTTTGCATTCGAGTGTTCGAGAAGCAGCCGTTATCGGCATTCCAGATACAAAATGGGGAGAATGTGTCACAGCTTTTATCTGTAATAATGCACATACACTTTCTTCTGTGGAAGAACTAATTTCACACTGCAAAGATTATTTAGGTGGATTTAAAGTTCCTAAAAAGATTATCTTTGTAGATGAATTGCCCCGAACAGATGTAGGGAAAATTGATAAAAAGAAGTTATACGAGCTGGCTGGAGAAAGCTCAAATATAATTTTAACAAAGAGGGGTTCGGAGTAA